Proteins from a genomic interval of Streptomyces sp. NBC_01445:
- the ppgK gene encoding polyphosphate--glucose phosphotransferase: protein MAQEIHDKAAHVLGVDIGGTGIKGAAVDLELGSLIGERVRIPTPHPATPGAVADVVVTVLSQIGVPGPVGLTLPAVIRGGRVQTTSNIDPAWMETDAAQLFARVTGRDVRVVNDADAAGIAEMRFGAGKGRKGVVVMVTLGTGIGSAVFTDGFLVPNSELGHLPLHHGDAEDWAAESVREHDDLSWKKWAHRLERYLELVQRLLWPDLIIIGGGVSKKADKFLPHIELRTEIVPAQLFNDAGIVGAALFAPAGEGQP, encoded by the coding sequence GTCGACATCGGCGGCACCGGTATCAAGGGAGCGGCGGTCGACCTCGAGCTCGGCAGCCTCATCGGTGAGCGGGTTCGGATCCCGACCCCGCATCCGGCGACACCGGGGGCAGTCGCGGACGTGGTCGTGACGGTGCTCTCCCAGATCGGCGTCCCAGGACCGGTCGGGCTGACACTCCCAGCCGTCATCCGGGGCGGCAGAGTCCAGACGACGTCCAATATCGACCCGGCCTGGATGGAGACGGACGCGGCCCAGCTCTTCGCACGAGTGACCGGCCGCGACGTGAGGGTGGTGAACGACGCCGACGCGGCCGGGATCGCCGAGATGCGCTTCGGCGCCGGCAAGGGGCGCAAGGGCGTCGTCGTGATGGTGACGCTCGGCACCGGTATCGGCAGCGCCGTCTTCACCGACGGGTTCCTGGTGCCCAACAGCGAGCTGGGGCACTTGCCGCTGCACCACGGGGATGCCGAGGACTGGGCCGCGGAGTCGGTGCGAGAGCACGACGACCTGTCCTGGAAGAAATGGGCGCACCGTCTGGAGAGGTATCTCGAGCTTGTCCAACGGCTGCTGTGGCCCGACCTGATCATCATCGGCGGCGGCGTCAGCAAGAAGGCCGACAAGTTCCTGCCGCACATCGAGCTCAGGACCGAGATCGTGCCGGCCCAGCTGTTCAACGATGCGGGCATTGTCGGCGCGGCGCTCTTCGCCCCGGCCGGGGAAGGGCAACCCTAG